From one Lycium ferocissimum isolate CSIRO_LF1 chromosome 5, AGI_CSIRO_Lferr_CH_V1, whole genome shotgun sequence genomic stretch:
- the LOC132056137 gene encoding LOW QUALITY PROTEIN: cysteine protease inhibitor 8-like (The sequence of the model RefSeq protein was modified relative to this genomic sequence to represent the inferred CDS: inserted 2 bases in 1 codon), with the protein MKSIFSFLLLTTFSLVPFVVFSSTFTSDDPIVLPTTTEDDXINVLPEVLDVDGQPLKTGEQYTILNTLIGGGSVSLVNIGNTRCPNAIVQIGEFEEGTPLTFFTKKSGPTPFDVVREMNDINIMFTVATSSCIYETVWKVGNPDRFVVTGGTLGNNFFKIVKAETKPGSYHLRYCLGATFLCLNVGVTRNNRLALNNQPIPFGFVKY; encoded by the exons ATGAAGTCCATTTTCAGCTTCCTCTTGCTTACTACTTTCTCTTTGGTTCCCTTTGTGGTCTTTTCATCAACTTTCACTTCCGACGATCCCATTGTCCTGCCCACTACTACTGAGGACGA AATTAATGTTCTTCCTGAAGTGCTTGACGTGGACGGCCAACCACTCAAGACCGGTGAGCAGTACACTATTCTCAATACTCTCATTGGCGGCGGAAGTGTATCCTTAGTCAATATTGGAAACACCAGATGCCCAAACGCCATCGTCCAGATAGGCGAATTTGAGGAAGGCACGCCTTTGACATTCTTTACTAAAAAGTCGGGTCCGACACCTTTTGATGTCGTCCGTGAAATGAATGACATTAATATCATGTTCACAGTTGCAACTTCAAGCTGTATTTACGAAACTGTTTGGAAAGTTGGTAATCCCGATAGGTTTGTGGTAACTGGTGGTACCCTAGGAAACAATTTTTTCAAGATTGTGAAAGCGGAGACTAAACCAGGTTCTTACCACTTAAGGTATTGTCTTGGTGCTACGTTTCTGTGTCTCAATGTGGGCGTGACCCGTAATAATCGTCTGGCTCTCAATAACCAGCCTATTCCATTTGGCTTCGTTAAATACTAG